ACAAGATTCTGGAGAAGCTTGGCGAAGAGTCGATCGAGACGATCATCGCCGCCAAGGACGCCGCCGTGAGCAAGGATTACAGTGATGTCATCTATGAAACCGCCGACCTGTGGTTTCATAGCCTGGTGATGCTCAGCGCACTGGGGCAGCATCCACAGGCGGTACTGGACGAACTCGACCGCCGCTTCGGGCTTTCCGGCCATGACGAGAAGGCCGCGCGCCAACCGACCTGATCGCCATGCCCCTGCAGGAGCGGGCTCGCCCTGCGATAACGCCCGCTCAGGCTACACATCATTCAAGGGAGTACACCATGGGTATCTTTGACTGGAAACACTGGATCGTCCTGCTGGTCGTCGTAGTGCTGGTGTTCGGCACCAAAAAGCTGAAGAACTTCGGCAGCGACCTGGGCGAATCGATCAAGGGCTTTCGCAAGGCCATGAACGAGGAAGAAAGCAAGCCTGCCGAGCAGACTCCGCCGCCTGTACAGCCGTCCGTGCAACCCACCCAGCAGCCGCACACCATCGAGGGCCAGGCTCAGCCGGTCCAAGAGCCACAACGGAAAGACTGACCCATGTTCGGCATCAGCTTCAGCGAGCTGTTGCTCGTCGGCCTGGTTGCCCTGCTGGTGCTCGGCCCCGAGCGCCTGCCTGGCGCAGCGCGTACCGCGGGGTTGTGGATCGGCCGGCTCAAGCGCAGCTTCAACAGCATCAAGATGGAAGTCGAGCGCGAGATCGGTGCCGATGACATCCGCCGCCAGTTGCACAACGAGCACATCCTGCAGATGGAACAGGAAGCCAAGCGCATCCTCAACCCGCAGACACCGCCCGCGCAGCCCGTGAATACGACGGCCGCGAGCGAGACTCCCGCACCTGCCGCCGACGCCAATGCCGCCCCTGCGGCGCCCACGACCACCCCTGAGCCGCACCAGCCGCCCCGAGCCCCATGAGCGAAACTCCGGAACACGACCAGCCCATGCCGCTGGTCTCGCACCTGACCGAACTGCGCACCCGCCTGCTGCGTTGCGTAGCCGTTATCTTCCTGATCTTCGCCGGGCTGTTCTCCTTCGCCCAGCAGATCTACACCCTGGTCTCGGCACCCTTGCGTGCGCACCTGCCGGCCAATGCGACGATGATCGCCACCGACGTGGCATCCCCGTTCCTCACGCCGTTCAAGCTGACCATGATCGTCTCGCTGTTCCTGGCCATCCCGTTCATCCTCCAGCAGATCTGGGGCTTCATCGCACCGGGGCTGTATCGCCATGAAAAGCGCATCGCCATCCCGCTGCTGATTTCCAGCATCATCCTGTTCTACGCCGGCATGGCCTTCGCCTACTTCCTGGTGTTCCCGCTGATCTTCGGCTTCTTCGCCAGCGCCACCCCTGAAGGTGTGTCGATGATGACCGACATCGCCAGCTACCTCGACTTCGTCATGACCCTGTTCTTCGCCTTCGGCGTCGCCTTCGAGATTCCGGTGGCGGTGGTGCTGCTGGTGTGGATCGGCGTTGTCGATGTGAAGTACCTGAAGAAGATCCGTCCCTACGTCATCATCGGCTGCTTCGTGGTCGGCATGATCCTCACCCCGCCGGACATCTTCTCGCAAACGCTGCTGGCCGTGCCCATGTGGCTGCTGTTCGAGATCGGCGTGCTGTTCGGCGGCCTGATCCGCAAGCGCAGCCATCCGCAGGATGAAGCCGCGGACGACCACAACGACCAGCCACCAGCGACCCAGGCGTGAACCTGCTGCTGCTCGAGGAGGCCGACTTCGTCGCGGCCGACCGTGTCGTACTGGCCGACCGCCGCTTCACGCACATGCAGGACATCCACCGCGTGGCGGTGGGCGACACCCTGCGCGTAGGCCGCATCGGCGGCCTGATGGGCCAGGCCGAGGTGATCCGCCTAGAGGGCCACGAAGCCGAGCTGCGGGTCAGCTTCGATCAGGAGCCACCAGCGAAGCTGCCGCTCACCCTGGTGCTGGCCGTCCCCCGCCCCAAGATGCTGCGCCGTCTGTTCCAGACCATCGCCACCCTCGGCGTGCCGCGGTTGATCCTGGTCAACAGCTACAAGGTCGAGAAAAGCTTCTGGCAGACGCCGTTCCTGCAGCCGGACAGCATCCGCGAGAACCTGATCCTGGGCCTTGAGCAGGCCCGTGACACCGTACTGCCGGAAATCATCATCGAAAAGCGCTTCAAACCCTTCGTCGAAGACCGGCTGCCCACCATCGCCGACGGCACGCTCGGCCTGGTTGGCCATCCCGGCCCCTACCCGGCCTGCCCACGCGCGGTGCAAGGGCCGGTGACCCTGGCGATCGGCCCGGAAGGCGGTTGGATTCCCTACGAAGTGGAACTGCTGGGCAAGGCCGGCCTGGCCCCCGTACAACTGGGCGAGCGCATCCTGCGTGTGGAAACGGCGGTCACGGCTCTGCTTTCCCGAATATTCTGACCATTTGGTCAGCATCCTGGCATCAAGTTTCTCCCCAGCAGGCCGATGGCCTTGCAACACAAGAAAATTCTGGCTTTTCAAGTCGCCGGGGAGATCGTCATGTACGGAAAGGTTGTCCAGTCGCTGGGAAACGTGAGCGTCAGTCGCAAACTGGGGGCCGGCTTCGGCCTGGTACTGTTGTTGACCATGGCCATCACCGCCACAGGTTGGCGCGGCATGGACTCGATCATCGACCGCGGTGACAAGCTGGGCAACATCTCCTTGATCCTCGGCTACAGCCAGGACCTGCGCATCGCCCGCCAGCAGTACGAACGCAACCGCGACGACGCATCGGCGGGCGAGCTGGAAAAAGCGCTCGGCAAGCTCGAGCAGCAGGTCGAGATGATGCTCGGGCAGATCGAGCATCCGCAGGATCGCCAGCGCCTGGAGCAGCAGCGTCAAGCGGTGCGCCAATACCGCCAGGCCTTCGTCGAGCTCAAGCAGGCCGGCCAGCGCCGTGAAGCCGCACGCAGTGTGCTGGGTGACAGCGCCGACAAGGCCGCTGCGCTGATCGGCCAGGTGCAGCAACGCCTTGCGCAAGGTGGCGACATCAGCCTCTATCAACAGATCGTGCAGGCCAGCGCCTTGCTCCAGCAGGCGCGCTTCCAGGTCCGTGGCTACACCTATAGCGGCAAGGCCGAATTCCAGCAGACCGCGCTGGATGCCATCGACCAGGCGCTTGCTGTGCTCAAGGCCCTGCCGGCCAGGGTGCCCGCCGAATACGCCGCCAGTCTCGATGATGCCGCCAATGCCATGGGCGCCTATCGCGATGCGGTGAACCAGTTCGGCGCAGCGCAGACCAGCGCCGAGCAGACCTTGCAACGCATGGT
The Pseudomonas putida genome window above contains:
- a CDS encoding phosphoribosyl-ATP diphosphatase, translated to MSDTLDRLAEVLEQRKQAAPDSSYVASLYHKGLNKILEKLGEESIETIIAAKDAAVSKDYSDVIYETADLWFHSLVMLSALGQHPQAVLDELDRRFGLSGHDEKAARQPT
- a CDS encoding twin-arginine translocase TatA/TatE family subunit, which gives rise to MGIFDWKHWIVLLVVVVLVFGTKKLKNFGSDLGESIKGFRKAMNEEESKPAEQTPPPVQPSVQPTQQPHTIEGQAQPVQEPQRKD
- the tatB gene encoding Sec-independent protein translocase protein TatB yields the protein MFGISFSELLLVGLVALLVLGPERLPGAARTAGLWIGRLKRSFNSIKMEVEREIGADDIRRQLHNEHILQMEQEAKRILNPQTPPAQPVNTTAASETPAPAADANAAPAAPTTTPEPHQPPRAP
- the tatC gene encoding twin-arginine translocase subunit TatC; amino-acid sequence: MSETPEHDQPMPLVSHLTELRTRLLRCVAVIFLIFAGLFSFAQQIYTLVSAPLRAHLPANATMIATDVASPFLTPFKLTMIVSLFLAIPFILQQIWGFIAPGLYRHEKRIAIPLLISSIILFYAGMAFAYFLVFPLIFGFFASATPEGVSMMTDIASYLDFVMTLFFAFGVAFEIPVAVVLLVWIGVVDVKYLKKIRPYVIIGCFVVGMILTPPDIFSQTLLAVPMWLLFEIGVLFGGLIRKRSHPQDEAADDHNDQPPATQA
- a CDS encoding 16S rRNA (uracil(1498)-N(3))-methyltransferase, with the translated sequence MNLLLLEEADFVAADRVVLADRRFTHMQDIHRVAVGDTLRVGRIGGLMGQAEVIRLEGHEAELRVSFDQEPPAKLPLTLVLAVPRPKMLRRLFQTIATLGVPRLILVNSYKVEKSFWQTPFLQPDSIRENLILGLEQARDTVLPEIIIEKRFKPFVEDRLPTIADGTLGLVGHPGPYPACPRAVQGPVTLAIGPEGGWIPYEVELLGKAGLAPVQLGERILRVETAVTALLSRIF
- a CDS encoding methyl-accepting chemotaxis protein codes for the protein MYGKVVQSLGNVSVSRKLGAGFGLVLLLTMAITATGWRGMDSIIDRGDKLGNISLILGYSQDLRIARQQYERNRDDASAGELEKALGKLEQQVEMMLGQIEHPQDRQRLEQQRQAVRQYRQAFVELKQAGQRREAARSVLGDSADKAAALIGQVQQRLAQGGDISLYQQIVQASALLQQARFQVRGYTYSGKAEFQQTALDAIDQALAVLKALPARVPAEYAASLDDAANAMGAYRDAVNQFGAAQTSAEQTLQRMVVQGQVLMDAGTQMTASQTAVRNSGALQAKTLLGEPVPWPCC